atatagtttccgaaaatctcagtTAACACTCTCTAATTGGTAGTTTTCTAAAATTAGAGAATTTCTCACCTTCCCTCAATTTAGTATAAGTTCATGACATTCctcttgcatgctcaccatgcatgtCATGCACTTTCACACACACAAATATGCATGCTATTCTCTACTTACCATgcactcacacacacacacaatcaAAACACATGCACAACCAAGCacaaaatagataattaaataaaataattcaagtCAATTCATACAAttaacacttaacacttaaataaataaattaaaataattaatcacataatcaaataataataaacaaataaaattggtGCCCTACACGAACCCAAATCCTCTTCCTTTACCAGTTATTTTATCTCGAATAATTACTATATCTATCACTGATCCAAAATCACTAAAGTATCACTTTACTTCAGTTACTTCAATTTGATGAGGTAGACCTCCTATGAAAATCTTTCTCTTGTCAAAAGTCTGGGACTCCATGACAAAGACTTGGGATTTTAGTAAGTACTACCACACAAACACACAATCTTAATGTTGAAAGTTTAAAGTAATAAAATTATGATCTTATGAGTTATGACAATTGTATTTTTATAGATGTGTTTTGACTCCTATTTGGAGAGGATTATaaaagtattaaaaaaattaagatatactgtaaatcctaaaattcacatattttatagaaatatctttttaattaaaagatcaatttttgTTGTGATTTTCGAATTATTTAGCTTTATATTATCATAATTTCATTATAAAGGGAAGATATATCTTGCAAATATTTAGTACTTACTCAAagtcatttctggaatatttgactgtatattttcgtgcagctcaagattaTAAAATTCAGGCTACTGAATCTTTGCtgtcattaattattatttctatcttgagcattttgacccgacacaggtattagctgtccccaccaaaatcgtatctgtcggatcagcatcttctaaaaaaggcaattgttcatcaatcaagaatatcttcaaatattcttgcttttaccaggagattctttctcagcctttatgagcatgaaatggactctataaataggcttctaaggcattgagaaaaagtgaactcttagatgcataatttgtgagtgtattgtaatatttgtgagagttccttctttgtattcaagatcatagtattcacgtgatcttgtgaaaaaaaatgagtgtttagtattTGTGGTGACTTTATACcacattcatgagtgaatacactttgtaatttgaacacaactttataatcttcgggagaggatttttacaagccttgcatcgggaggatgcaagcactcgctggccattgaaaggagttcaagtggttgagcatttcaatcaaaatcagattggTGAAGAGGAGTACAACAAAGTTAtgacaaatctcaagagggattCTTGTTTTGTATAAGTTAATATTtcgtacttgtgattctttattaattgattttattctctgggcgtggccccaaggagtaggttatccgaaaggatttttgaaccttgtaaaatttgttgtgttctttaattttttttgcactgtctttttattgtgtttagtttctgtcgtgacaagtttggattctgtctCGACAAAACGGAcatctgtttaaacatttaattaccattccgcacttgaATTAATTCTCATGATTTAAtaaatttggtaattactaaaaatggaatttcaattggtatcagagcaggtcactcacttttgagtgtgatcttggtttatttcatttgttgttcttgttcttgcaatgtcttttttcacagaaggaggctccataactcgccccctttactcaatgattcgaactatccatattggaaagttagaatgagagccttcatcaaatctcaatatgaaaaggcttggagagttGTTTTGAGTGGTTGGACTCCAGCAGAAAGCAATaatgtaactaaggtaaaatccaAATTTGATTTGattgatgctgaagataaactatccagttacaataataaagcattacatgctatttttaatggtgttggtgaaggttatattaaattgatttcttcatgtgtttcggaCAAAGATGCTTGCCAattccttcaaactcaatttgaaggaattgCTGATGTCAAgtgttctaggcttgttatgctcacaacaaaatttgaaaatttgaaaatgaaaccctcactgaattttatgagaaaattTCAattattgctaacgaatatttttcttttggtgagaaacttgaagagaatgttttggttcgaaaaattgttagattTCTTCTTGACAGGTTTCAGACTAAGCTAACTGCATTTGAAGAAGcaacaaaataaaagtagaagaattgatgggttcactctgaacttttgaactaaaccaaaaaattagacaaaaaggtaaaacaaaagaaatcaaggaaaaataTATTGCATTGAAATCTTCCAGAGAAAAGAAGGAGAGTTCAGATGATGAGGACGATGAGATGACTTTGTTAACAAAAAAGTTTCAAAAGTACATAAAGAAATGGGGAAACAAAAAtgccatatccaaaaacccaaaaggtaatttttctaaaccctttgagactaataaaaagggtattcagtgcagggaatttGAAGGATTTAAAaacattcaatctgagtgtgcaaataccttaaagaaaaagaaagtcatgacaaccacgtggagtgatcaagactctgaacagagtgatgaggaatAAAATAGTGTtaccttaacctctgttcacaaaggtatggtttttTTCTTCAGTCGATTACAAGGATttgttatgccttaataattctgttatgaataatgagaattctgacattgactctgatgattctgacttagatgaggagtcatcggaagagtcttataaaataatgtatgatcaatggctgaaagtttgcTCTGAGAATCGATTAATGGCTAGTAATAATAAAACCtgttgaaaaaattaaagaacttgagatgattattgcttccaaaaatgatgaaattaattcttttggtaaagaaattgatcttttgcaaaaaggtgtcaaaattcTTAATCCAAGATCTAgaattttggatgatattctcTCTGCAGGAAAAAAGGCTAGTGATTACAGTGGATTGGGATCTAATGGATCTAAATCCTCAAGAAAAACGATTTTTGTAAAATCCATGAATTATCCGACTGTTGTGTAAACTAACCGTTTTGCAGGAACAAGTAACTCTTCAGAGACCACAAAGTTGTTATCTGTtccaacagatctacaactaaataaaatttctccaaaaagaaacattggacaatttgtaccattttgtcatttttgtgggatgacaggacacataagacctaagtgtttttctctgttaaatttgtttaaaaataattatgttaaacactttggtagcatgaatcaattcttgaccaaaagaaattcaaaataaaaaacaatatgggtcaagaaagATAACTTTGTTTTCTTGGCTACCTTTACCtgtcataaaatgcatgcatctagttcatggtactttgatagcggttgttcaagacatatgacaggtaatgccaacatactcaccaacttcaaatccttgaagtgtggagtagtaacattcggggatggaatgacaggaaatattttaggtaaaggtactctaaacattgaagtgttaccaaaactgaaaaatgtgcttcttgttgatgggctgaaagccaacttaattagcataagccaaatttgtgaccaatgttttcttgttaatttttcgcatgatgagtgtaatgttgtaaATCAAAGTGGTGACATTGTTCTTAAAGGTTCTCATTCTTTGGATAATTTTTACACACTCACACAAAATTTCACATGTCAGGCGTCATCATCAAGATTTAATAATATtgatttgtggcatgaaaaacttggacatataaatttcaaaaacttgaaaaagattgctaatgtaggtctcatccgtggtatacccaagctgggtaaagaatcacttggtaagtgtgaatcatgtcaattgggaaatcaattgaaaatttcccataaagcactATCTGATATTAGtacttcaaatgtgttggaattattgcatatggatctcatgggtcctatataggttgaaagtattaatggtaagaggtacatttttgtatgtgtggatggTTTTTCTAGATTTACctgggtagatttcttaagagaaaaatcatatacatttgaagcttttcaaactctatgtataagactaagagttgaaaaaactgtaacattggaaagattgtaagaatacgaagtgatcatggttcgaaatttgaaaattctgtttatgataaatattgtaaatcttttggaattttgcatgaattttttgCACCCAAAACTCCATAACAAAATGGGGTAGTAGAACAGAAAAATCGTACTTTGCAGGAAATTGCCAGAGttatgctaaatagcaaaaaactcacaaagaaattgtgggctgaAGCAAGGTTTTGAAAGGGAGGCGAGGCATCTTAGTACTGCAAGGCGTAAGCCTCGAGGCGCAACGAGGCATACGCCTCAACTATAAGagcaaataaaattttaaaaatataataaaattcataaaatataataaaattcatgaaatttcATAAAATTCACTGAATTCATAACAAACAACACATAAGTCCATATCAAAGTCATAAAAGTACTAGTTATAAGTCTTAAAATCATAGATAAAATGCATTAAATCTCCAAGAACTCATCACTTTCTTCATCACCACTCTCATGAAATTGTATAGCTTGACCATCATCTCCATCTTCACTGTCATTTTCTCCTCCTTCAAATTCATCTTCCTCATCCAAATTCACTTCAATTGGTGCTTGAtttcttttcctcttcctcggTGCTAAACTTTCGCCCTCATCCTCAATCTCAATTTCCCCAACAACTTCGATTACTCTACTATCACCATCCTTTTCATCATTTGGATTGGCTATCCATTCATCATCATAAGACACATTTTCAACAATCAAAGGATTATCTTCCTCTCTTCGTGATTGTTTCTTAAAAAATTTGTGCTTCAACTTTTTGTTGTACATAATGTACACTAAACTATTCATCTTTTTTGTGCTCAGAAAATTTCTTCTCTTTGTGTGCACTTGATTGAATGTACTCCAATTACATTCACATGTCGATGCTGAACAAGTAAGACCTAGAACTCTTGTTGCAAATGACTTGAGTTCTGGAACTTCATCTCCAAAGTTGTCCCACCATTCAACTATACAAATTAAAGACATGAAAAAAGAAGCAAAGTAATGAAtactttattttataatattaatataaactataataaaacaaaaaatgagATAAAATTTTAAGTATTCACCAGGTGGACATGTTAAGTATGATGTTAAGGATGATCTGAAGCCAAACAATCCTCGCTTGTATTTATACTCATCAATTTGGGCATCGACCTTCACATATGTTTCTTGGTCCTTGATGAGTCTATCCATGCACTTATACAACCCAGTTTTAATCTCTGGATGCTCGGAAACATTGGGGCTCCATCTGAATCGAGGATTCAAGTAATATGCAGTTGCATGCAAGTCGCGATGCAATTGAAACTCCCACTTTTGATCAATGATATCCCAAATCTCCTTATATGAAGACACGTCTCCATCTAAGTTCTTTGTTATCTTTTCTTTAGCCTCATCCATAGCACCATAAATAAATCCCATTGTTGATGTCCTCTCACCATCTACTATTCTTAAAACATTCACAAGGGGCTTTGTGGTTTTAATGGAATAAACCACACTAGGCCAAAATGTATTATCATTCATTATGATTTTCTTCACAACTTTCCCTTTAGGTTTCTTTGCCCATGCAAAAATTGACCATTCTTTTGAAACGAACATCATTTGTAGTGGTTGCTTCAATTGATGCATACTTTCTAAAGTTAGAAAGGCAGTGGTGAATCGTGTGACAGCTGGTCGAAGAAGATCTTTCTTTGCAAATTTTCTTGTTAAACTCAACACCCATTGATGGTTATGGATGAAATTTCTAACTCTCTTTGCTTTAAGCAAAGCATTTTTACGTTGTGGCAATTCTATAGTTTTCTCAAGCATCAAATCAATACAATGAGCAACACACGGAGTCCAATACAAACTTTTTCTCTTCTCCATTAATAATCTTCCAGCTGCCTTGTATGCACTTGCATTATTAGTGATCACCTGAATGACAATATCTTCTCCAACATCTTCAACAACACCATCAAGCAATTCGAACAATTTTTGTGCATCTTTTACACAATCTGATGCAtcaatagtttaaaaaaaaacagtCCCATAGGGATTGTTAACTAGAAAATTGATCAGACTCCTATTTCTCATATCTGACCAACCATCTGATAATAATGAAACCCCTGTTCGTTTCCATGTTTCTTTGATCTCATTCACAATTTCGGATgttgtcttctcttcttcttttagtATCCAAGTCCTCATTTAATGTATTGTAGGAGCTTTCAATCCTCGACCATAATTCCCAACCGAACGCAACATATTGAAATATGATGGGCTTCTTGCACAATTAAATGGGATCCCATTCTCAAAAAATAATCTCCCAATATCTAAACAAACTTGATTTCGATGCTCTTTAGCACTCATTGGAGTCATTTTTGTGGCAGGGGTCTTCTTTTCATTTTCATCACCTCCTTTATTCTCCATAAATCGATCCATAGGCCCTCTAACACCTCTAGAACTACCGCTAGGACAAGAATTCACGCCCTCCAAAGGAGTGCCACTACAACAACTACTAGGTCCATCACCAAAGTAGGATCCACAATCCACCGCCTCATCAAACTTTCGTTGAGgaataaattttatattttcataGTCTTTCAAATATTGACTTATCTCATCCTTGACTTATTTAGGTACTTTAGGACATGGTTTTACATCTTTGTGTGTGCAAGCAAGGTGTTCTTTCACTCTCTTCACCCCCTCCCTTAATATCCTTACTACAAAAATTACACTTTAaatatttgtataatttttttccACCTTTTTCTGGCACTTCTATTTCAACACTATACTTCCAAGCAGGATCTTTTCTACTCATCCCTTCCTAACTTAAATTCAGCAACtaaaagcataaaataaaataaaaattcagcaactttaaaacaaaaaataggagaattgaaaaacaaaaaatagagAAGATTGAAGAAATTATTTACCTCTCTAAAACAATCAACACTAGCCTAGTGGCTGGCTGGTAGATGCCTTGACTTGAGAAAAAGAGGTGAAAAAAATGAGATGATGAGTGAGGAGAGAACTTCTTGCGTGAAAAGGAGAGAAATGAAGAGTGAGGGAGAGCTGAGATGGGATGATGGAGAGATGCTCCTGTGAAGCAGGAGAGAGGGGAGCTGTTACTTGAGAAAGGAAGCTCTTACgttaaaagagaaagaaaagagaggATTGGCGTGAGATGGTAGAGaagaaacttaaggtttttttaACTTAAAATCTGATAAAATAAGCCCAAACTTTAAGCCCATTTAGTCAAAAGAAAATCCCAAAACACTATTTTAAAAAAGCCCTATGTGTGAGGCAATAAAACAACCAAAAAGAACAAACACATTAGGCATACGCCTCAGTTCGCCTCAGCCCGCCTCACCTCAGAAATGTTCGCCTCAGTCCACCTCACCATGTGAGCCGTGTGCCTCACTGCCACTCTATGAGGCGGCGCCTCAGAGGCGTTTTT
The Humulus lupulus chromosome 6, drHumLupu1.1, whole genome shotgun sequence DNA segment above includes these coding regions:
- the LOC133784986 gene encoding uncharacterized protein LOC133784986, giving the protein MRTWILKEEEKTTSEIVNEIKETWKRTGVSLLSDDCVKDAQKLFELLDGVVEDVGEDIVIQVITNNASAYKAAGRLLMEKRKSLYWTPCVAHCIDLMLEKTIELPQRKNALLKAKRVRNFIHNHQWVLSLTRKFAKKDLLRPAVTRFTTAFLTLESMHQLKQPLQMMFVSKEWSIFAWAKKPKGKVVKKIIMNDNTFWPSVVYSIKTTKPLVNVLRIVDGERTSTMGFIYGAMDEAKEKITKNLDGDVSSYKEIWDIIDQKWEFQLHRDLHATAYYLNPRFRWSPNVSEHPEIKTGLYKCMDRLIKDQETYVKVDAQIDEYKYKRGLFGFRSSLTSYLTCPPVEWWDNFGDEVPELKSFATRVLGLTCSASTCECNWSTFNQVHTKRRNFLSTKKMNSLVYIMYNKKLKHKFFKKQSRREEDNPLIVENVSYDDEWIANPNDEKDGDSRVIEVVGEIEIEDEGESLAPRKRKRNQAPIEVNLDEEDEFEGGENDSEDGDDGQAIQFHESGDEESDEFLEI